The proteins below are encoded in one region of Bombus terrestris chromosome 7, iyBomTerr1.2, whole genome shotgun sequence:
- the LOC100649625 gene encoding putative ATP synthase subunit f, mitochondrial, whose product MNALEQLTNQFAKLIKFDTWGNYPAGYDPAKHGPYDPSRYYGKPDTPFGEVKLRDLPEWIGRREKGFKPFASLISRAHWRWQLKYMHPRKATMAPIYQIIMAGAIFGYVTNYLRIRGHRNYKYH is encoded by the exons ATGAATGCACTGGAACAATTGACGAATCAATTTgccaaattaattaaatttgatacatGGGGTAATTATCCTGCAGGGTATGATCCAGCCAAACACGGTCCATATGATCCTTCTCGATATTACGGAAAAC CTGATACGCCGTTTGGCGAAGTAAAACTTCGTGATTTACCAGAGTGGATTGGCCGACGCGAGAAAGGATTCAAACCATTTGCATCATTAATTTCACgag CTCACTGGAGATGGCagttaaagtatatgcatcCTAGGAAAGCAACTATGGCTCCAATTTATCAGATTATTATGGCTGGTGCAATATTTGGCTATGTTACAAACTACTTGCGTATCA GGGGacatagaaattataaatatcattaa